One segment of Panicum virgatum strain AP13 chromosome 3K, P.virgatum_v5, whole genome shotgun sequence DNA contains the following:
- the LOC120696595 gene encoding probable inactive serine/threonine-protein kinase bub1, whose amino-acid sequence MTGGPYRNPPMAVALRRETKPNQFEMGISPCRPAATQIADGEQDKELLASVVADIRSYSGSDPLRPWLRGVRKMERALPPATLRKKLPRFLQKCAQEFQDDLRYRDDPRYLRVWIQLMDYVADAKPLLKKMERNRIGLKRASFYMAYALYYEKHKRFNDAQKMYNLGIHNLAEPISELHKAHEQFILRVESYKRRKDKLQQRMPTKADPSVKLPTKAGPSTTSMKQVEGESRNGKQPKSNTTQKSGSSSTSLGCYPPLGPAKVGMLSRGNSGANNNLSRCNSDDTVVVRFVGSALVGKSETEDACHHGLVEPTINTKEAMDAINSMFLEPVEPETTLKRRSKREKTSCNQQTSAFDIFVDEDEPNHNNPKMIHSNSMKQEHPKFGQQTRGFEIFIDEDSTNGNNQNVGQNKNSKKENMKSNQETSGFEIFVDENEANCNVQNVTCHKKNRFPPRPLHDSSRHEGQNDFQKPFVGGFAILPDEEEQCEKSDDGVKTNSRTVQPTHDNNTLLCPVQADSRTRYHERPHPASSGLQEDTVIHRFV is encoded by the exons atgacaggtgggccctacCGTAACCCTCCCATGGCCGTTGCCCTTCGGAGGGAGACAAAACCAAACCAATTCGAAATGGGAATCTCGCcttgccggccggccgccactCAAATCGCAGACGGAGAGCAGGACAAGGAGCTCCTCGCCTCGGTGGTGGCCGACATCCGGAGCTACTCCGGCTCCGACCCCCTCCGCCCATGGCTCCG AGGCGTGCGGAAGATGGAGcgggcgctgccgccggcgacgttGCGGAAGAAGCTGCCCAGGTTCCTCCAGAAGTGCGCCCAGGAGTTCCAGGACGACCTACGCTACCGCGACGATCCCCGCTACCTCCGCGTCTGGATCCAGCTG ATGGACTACGTGGCGGATGCGAAGCCATTGCTCAAGAAGATGGAGAGGAATCGAATTGGCCTTAAGAGAGCTTCATTTTATATGGCTTATGCACTATATTATGAGAAGCACAAGAGGTTCAATGACGCGCAGAAGATGTACAATCTGGGGATCCACAA CCTGGCAGAGCCTATCAGTGAGTTGCACAAAGCACATGAACAGTTTATTCTTCGAGTGGAATCATACAAGAGGAGGAAAGATAAA TTGCAGCAAAGAATGCCTACGAAAGCTGATCCAAGTGTTAAATTGCCTACAAAAGCTGGGCCTAGTACTACATCTATGAAGCAAGTTGAAG GTGAAAGCAGAAACGGTAAACAACCGAAATCCAATACAACTCAGAAGTCAGGGAGCAGTTCCACTTCATTAGGTTGTTATCCTCCATTAGGGCCAGCTAAAGTTGGTATGCTATCCAGAGGCAACTCAGGAGCAAACAACAATTTGTCCCGTTGTAATAGCGACGATACTGTAGTTGTAAGGTTTGTAGGCTCTGCATTGGTTGGGAAGTCAGAAACTGAGGATGCCTGCCATCATGGCCTAGTTGAACCAACTATAAACACTAAGGAGGCTATGGATGCCATCAATAGCATGTTTTTGGAGCCAGTGGAACCTGAGACAACACTCAAGAGACGCTCAAAGCGTGAAAAGACAAGCTGTAATCAGCAAACAAGTGCATTTGATATCTTTGTTGATGAAGATGAGCCTAACCATAATAATCCAAAGATGATCCACAGCAATAGCATGAAGCAAGAGCATCCAAAGTTCGGTCAGCAAACAAGAGGGTTTGAGATCTTTATTGATGAAGATAGTACAAATGGAAACAACCAAAATGTGGGGCAGAACAAGAACTCTAAGAAGGAAAACATGAAGTCAAATCAGGAAACAAGTGGGTTCGAAATCTTTGTTGATGAAAATGAGGCTAACTGCAATGTACAGAATGTCACGTGTCACAAGAAAAATAGATTTCCTCCAAGACCATTGCATGATTCATCTAGACATGAAGGTCAAAATGACTTTCAGAAGCCATTTGTTGGAGGATTTGCAATATTGCCAGATGAAGAAGAACAATGTGAGAAAAGTGATGATGGTGTCAAAACAAACTCTAGAACTGTGCAGCCTACTCATGATAATAATACTTTGCTCTGTCCGGTTCAAGCTGATTCCAGGACACGATATCATGAACGTCCTCATCCTGCGAGTTCTGGGCTTCAAGAGGACACAGTCATTCATAGGTTTGTTTGA
- the LOC120696597 gene encoding triphosphate tunnel metalloenzyme 3-like gives MEVEIKLRLPDAAAHRRLSSFLAPRLRRTHAQRNLFFDSAARTLAAATAALRVRLYGPDDRAVLALKRRPRIDAGVSRVEEVEEPLDPALALACAGDPARLGGVDSPIVRLVAAEYGVGGHAAPFVCLGGFRNTRAVYELQDEGLVLELDETRFDFGTSYELECETADPDRVKEVLERLLTVAGVPYEYSRSNKFACFMAGKCFLE, from the coding sequence ATGGAGGTCGAGATCAAGCTCCGcctccccgacgccgccgcccaccgccgcctctcctccttcctcgcgccccgcctccgccgcaccCACGCCCAGCGCAACCTCTTCTTCGACTCCGCCGCGCggaccctcgccgccgccaccgccgcgctccGCGTCCGCCTCTACGGCCCCGACGACCGCGCGGTGCTCGCGCTCAAGCGCCGCCCGCGCATCGACGCTGGCGTCAGCCGCGTCGAGGAGGTCGAGGAGCCGCTCGACCCGGCCCTAGCGCTCGCCTGCGCCGGCGACCCCGCGCGCCTCGGCGGGGTCGACTCCCCGATCGTCCGCCTCGTCGCCGCTGAGTACGGCGTCGGGGGGCACGCCGCGCCCTTCGTCTGCCTCGGCGGGTTCCGGAACACGCGCGCCGTCTACGAGCTCCAGGACGAGGGCCTCGTGCTGGAGCTGGACGAGACGCGGTTCGACTTCGGGACCAGCTACGAGCTCGAGTGCGAGACGGCCGACCCTGACCGGGTCAAGGAGGTGCTGGAGCGCCTGCTCACGGTCGCCGGCGTGCCGTACGAGTACTCCCGGAGCAATAAGTTCGCCTGCTTCATGGCAGGGAAGTGCTTCCTTGAGTAG
- the LOC120696596 gene encoding protein DETOXIFICATION 21-like, giving the protein MENGNKITSGSSRGGEEEEEAKVPLLEPRAADDHHGGGSRSLSKVEQEEEEQQDDEWSSLGRRAWEENKKLWVVAGPSIFTRFSSFGLTVISQAFVGHIGATELAAYALVSTVLMRFSNGILLGMASALETLCGQSYGAKQYHMLGIYLQRSWIILFVCSVVLLPVYLFTEPMLVALGQDPKISAVAGTISLWYIPIMFSYVWSFTLQMYLQAQSKNMIITYLAMLNLALHLALSWLMTVKFQLGLAGVMGSMIIAMWIPVFGQLAFVFFGGCPLTWTGFSSAAFTDLGAIIKLSLSSGVMLCLELWYNTILVLLTGYMKNAEVALDALSICLNINGWEMMISIGFLAATGVRVANELGAGSARRAKFAIYNVVITSFLIGFVLFVLFLFFRGNLAYIFTESRAVADAVADLSPLLAFSILLNSVQPVLSGVAVGAGWQSVVAYVNITSYYLIGVPLGGVLGYVVGLHVKGIWIGMLLGTLVQTIVLLFITLRTDWEKQVVTAQERLKRWYMEENRRLQGSRSNP; this is encoded by the exons ATGGAGAACGGCAATAAGATCACTAGTGGTAGCAGCaggggaggagaagaggaggaggaggccaaggTGCCCCTGCTCGAGCCCAGAGCGGCAGACGACCACCATGGAGGTGGCAGCAGAAGCTTGAGCAAggtggagcaggaggaggaagagcagcAAGATGATGAGTGGTCGTCGCTGGGGCGGCGGGCGTGGGAGGAGAACAAGAAGCTGTGGGTGGTGGCGGGGCCCTCCATCTTCACCCGCTTCTCCTCCTTCGGCCTCACCGTCATCAGCCAGGCCTTCGTCGGCCACATCGGCGCCACCGAGCTCGCCGCATACGCCCTCGTCTCGACAGTGCTCATGCGAttcagcaacggcatcctg CTGGGCATGGCGAGCGCCCTGGAGACGCTGTGCGGCCAGTCCTACGGCGCCAAGCAGTACCACATGCTCGGCATCTACCTCCAGCGCTCCTGGATCATCCTCTTCGTCTGCTCCGTCGTCCTGCTCCCCGTCTACCTCTTCACCGAGCCCATGCTCGTCGCCCTGGGCCAGGACCCCAAGatctccgccgtcgccggcaccaTCTCCCTCTGGTACATCCCCATCATGTTCTCCTACGTCTGGTCCTTCACGCTCCAGATGTACCTCCAGGCGCAGAGCAAGAACATGATCATCACCTATCTCGCCATGCTCAACCTCGCCCTCCACCTCGCCCTCTCCTGGCTCATGACCGTCAAGTTCCAGCTCGGCCTGGCAGGGGTCATGGGCTCCATGATCATCGCCATGTGGATCCCCGTGTTTGGCCAGCTTGCCTTTGTCTTCTTCGGGGGTTGCCCTCTCACATGGACCGGGTTCTCGTCTGCTGCGTTCACTGACCTCGGTGCCATCATCAAGCTCTCGCTGTCTTCTGGTGTCATGCTCTG TTTGGAATTGTGGTACAACACCATATTGGTGCTCCTCACAGGGTATATGAAGAATGCAGAGGTTGCACTTGACGCCCTTTCAATATG CCTTAATATCAACGGTTGGGAGATGATGATTTCTATCGGCTTTTTGGCTGCAACAGG AGTGCGAGTGGCAAATGAGCTTGGAGCTGGAAGTGCAAGAAGGGCCAAGTTTGCGATATACAATGTCGTCATCACGTCTTTCTTGATCGGATTTGTGTTATTTGTGCTCTTCCTTTTCTTCCGTGGAAACCTTGCTTACATATTTACTGAGAGTCGAGCAGTGGCCGATGCTGTTGCTGACCTCTCACCTCTGCTAGCCTTCTCCATATTGTTAAACAGTGTTCAACCAGTGCTATCAG GTGTCGCTGTTGGTGCTGGCTGGCAAAGTGTAGTTGCCTACGTTAACATTACATCATACTACTTGATTGGTGTCCCCCTTGGAGGAGTCCTAGGCTATGTAGTGGGACTTCATGTAAAG GGCATTTGGATTGGCATGCTGCTCGGAACACTGGTCCAAACTATTGTGCTTCTGTTCATAACATTAAGGACCGACTGGGAAAAACAG GTGGTGACTGCTCAAGAGAGATTGAAGAGATGGTACATGGAAGAGAACAGAAGACTGCAGGGCTCTAGGAGCAATCCTTGA